GCCAAAAACAACCGTCTTGGAAAGAAAGAGTTCGGATTCCGATAGAGAGCcagtaaaaaaaagcaaaaagagCAAAAAGGATAGCAGATTCAAATTTAACTACGGTTATCAAGGTATACGTAcgtattttatctttttttttataagatataTTTTAGGTATCAGTTGtataatgaaatttaatttccGTAATTTAATTTCTTACTTAGCTCCGAAAATTGGACACAGTCGCTGCATGCTGCCTTGTGATGGTACGATTACGACTATGAATGCAGTACCCAAACGTATGGGTTGGTTGTGGAATGCTGAAAATGTACTGGGAATGAAGGTCTGTATAGCTTTTCTATAGTCCATTGAAGTAAACAAATAGGAATGAAGAATagaatgtatgtttttttattttatttttttagtaccGTCCGCAATGGAGACCTGGTGCGACGAATAGACACGTAGTAAGATTACTTAAAATGGCCAAGAATCCTGGCCAAGTTTTggctaaaaaaagaaaaaaagacacAGGAAAGGTCAAGAGACCTTTAAAGCGGCCATTACTTATAGTACACAAGAAGGAAGGCGAATACACTGTGACAATGGAAACGATGAAAAGTTATGCCAAGCCTAGGACGTTTAATCAACACCCATATGAAGACAAACCTGTAGTTACATACACGATAGGGAGGACATCAGAAGCAAACCTTCAAAAAAGGAAAAGGAAGTTACACAGACAAAAGATACTGGAGACGCACCAGCGAGAATTTATACAAAGCGCTTTTAGAGATATGTGTCAGGAGATATGTCTCAAAACTTATCAACAAGCTCTTGGCATACTACCTCATGCTGAAATTCCTGATTGTCCATGTTACCCAATAAATCCCGGTGCTGACAGAGTCGACTTGGATCGATCCTGTTCTTGCTCTGATGATCATATAAAAATTGGTTCAGATACAGATTCTGATGAATGGATTGTCGAATTTACACCACCTTCGGCTAAATTTGATCCAACATACAAATGTAAGAAAGTTGTAACTACAGACAATTCAACTCAATATACTTATTTAGACTACAGAGTGAAGCTTTTAGATAGGTATGGTAATCCCGTACCTAGGTTCTTTAAGGGCCCTGATGGGAAGCAACTCTGTAGTGACTTAGGTGGATTCTGGGGACCGGATAAAAAGTGGCTCGAGATAAACACGGATGGTTATATAGGACCTGATGAGAGATGGGCTCCAAACTCTTTTATGGGACCGAACGGAGAAATGGTCGATGCTGAGACAGGGAAATTTCAGTCTGCAGATGGTGCGTGGTTGGTCGTTGGAGTGGATGGATATGTCGAAATGGGCAAGTGGAAGTTCTATCCCAAGTCAAGAGCTCCAGCCGCCCCAAAAAAGGAGAGAGCAGGTAAAAAGAAAACTGCTGTAAAGCAGAGAGAAGAAAGTAAAGGTGCGAAACCATCTGAGGCCACTTGGAGTTGTTTCGGAAGTGTTTCTCCCAAACAATTGTCGAAAATGGGTATAGTTGGGCATGGACAGGATAAGAAATTATTGCTAAAAAAACTGAGGGACATGTTAGCTCATGGCGAAGACGTCAAAATACCTGAACCAAAAGTAGTTCCAAGGTCTGGAAAGAAACCTAAAGGGCGGCGGGGTGCTTCTCATATGCACAATTTTATAGAGAGGAGAAAATGTAAACATGCTACACCATCAAATAAGGGTATCGTTGCGGTAGACGGACATGGAAATAAGATTTACTTTAGGTTAAAAGATGCGAAAAATAGGAGACCCAAAGATAGGATAACTACACTTACAAGTCAGGGTATTAGTTTGAGTTCATTCCACGTCCCATGTTTCCACTCGTTCGTTAGTTCAGAGTTGATGAAGAAGCAGCGATATGATCGCTTGGTGGCCCTCGCCAAGGCGGCGAGCACTGGTCAAGGTGACGAACATAACCATTCCACCTATTCTTCCCGCGGGCATAACACGGCAAGCacgcaaaataaatatacgtatGTGGTATAATTCTGAGTCCAAGTGATGCTGTTGGTATAGGTTTAAATGGTGGCAGTTTTAAGTGGTATAATTTATTTGGTTACGTGCTAAGTCAAATTTTGTAACGTTATTTTGTAAGGTAaatagtgaaataaaatatttattgttgttcattgacattttttattctaacCCTAGTCCCCTCTTCATGACGCAGACACACTTATTTGGatcatttaaagattactttttctgaaacaaatgattttaccaattttttttatgaagctTTTTTCTCAAAGCTTTTATTctcaaaattatattgaaaacacAAACTAAACCTTCGCtttattttcgtatatttttttatacaattttttattcgTGCAATAACGTTCACCTACACATAAGCAactaattaaattgaaaatttaaataacagtAAGCAATAacaagtaagtttttttatttttattgtatttgtttatttttttttaaatttctgaCTATGCAGGTGTAAATAAACGTATTAACGTATTATAATTTCATCGTAGGTAAAACAAGGCTGGAGGCCGGGCGCGATATCGAATCAGCTTCTAAAGCAATTGAACAAAGTGAGAATGGAAACGCATCCAGTTGAGAAAGCTAAGCCTACTAAAAAGACGAAGAAAAGAATAGTAGACAAACCAACCCTCATTATATGCAAGAGAAGGGGGGAGTACCGGGTGGAGATGCAGGTTTCTCCAGAGGACAGCGAAATGAACATTGACCACTGC
This window of the Spodoptera frugiperda isolate SF20-4 chromosome 23, AGI-APGP_CSIRO_Sfru_2.0, whole genome shotgun sequence genome carries:
- the LOC118266748 gene encoding uncharacterized protein LOC118266748 isoform X1, whose protein sequence is MAVADSMFMFEIVVEELKSLVNCKEFCIKSQFADIFSIHLDDPNEYKSRFLPKRGKKTARKIKQRRSSTSMRTSGQSILFANNVESLVSSMKQYPMELSLWSKIIPDYKIGSTHIAWSSPYFEYLNKLHKKQDSVCVKGEYNVFDEVTSRRMAIIKLNIKLRYVKGTDISQLKNVTPEKQEHVVSTGFNSKCTITDITSNSTKTGMVKAFYKGEKRKVKKDSRYKQAKKAEFRAIQKTDNKAQKEDIETVAVNSTTDRRLNSRIVSLVRSDPNLKNNNSSVIKSKSCSNIIQENKILNYIFGGKPAGPFGNQVYCVGYFTVQNDFADSPKSAPSDKTSEKSVSRKGSPVKSGSPSPSTSNRSDQSDQTAPKEKYKFRICDIDCPGKKLRNLPGALSECSLDLPKEASHLITLTKCDRVDCDGKKTRQPRTPPDDAVYLDLGDTRDCCDISQKVEEVVGGMRAKMKFGDEPCYCECECKFGFMKKTTFCKICGGYEIFGEEYPKIPRSELPFPCPIFHNLVDKNKIGTSGSDTKREKKEFAEAKKEKKEVTDPIKDRKDKTEIKKDRKDKSEAKSKDKKEGMEGNEPKKDKRKIPKPKTTVLERKSSDSDREPVKKSKKSKKDSRFKFNYGYQGIPPKIGHSRCMLPCDGTITTMNAVPKRMGWLWNAENVLGMKYRPQWRPGATNRHVVRLLKMAKNPGQVLAKKRKKDTGKVKRPLKRPLLIVHKKEGEYTVTMETMKSYAKPRTFNQHPYEDKPVVTYTIGRTSEANLQKRKRKLHRQKILETHQREFIQSAFRDMCQEICLKTYQQALGILPHAEIPDCPCYPINPGADRVDLDRSCSCSDDHIKIGSDTDSDEWIVEFTPPSAKFDPTYKCKKVVTTDNSTQYTYLDYRVKLLDRYGNPVPRFFKGPDGKQLCSDLGGFWGPDKKWLEINTDGYIGPDERWAPNSFMGPNGEMVDAETGKFQSADGAWLVVGVDGYVEMGKWKFYPKSRAPAAPKKERAGKKKTAVKQREESKGAKPSEATWSCFGSVSPKQLSKMGIVGHGQDKKLLLKKLRDMLAHGEDVKIPEPKVVPRSGKKPKGRRGASHMHNFIERRKCKHATPSNKGIVAVDGHGNKIYFRLKDAKNRRPKDRITTLTSQGISLSSFHVPCFHSFVSSELMKKQRYDRLVALAKAASTGQGDEHNHSTYSSRGHNTASTQNKYTYVV
- the LOC118266748 gene encoding uncharacterized protein LOC118266748 isoform X2, yielding MAVADSMFMFEIVVEELKSLVNCKEFCIKSQFADIFSIHLDDPNEYKSRFLPKRGKKTARKIKQRRSSTSMRTSGQSILFANNVESLVSSMKQYPMELSLWSKIIPDYKIGSTHIAWSSPYFEYLNKLHKKQDSVCVKGEYNVFDEVTSRRMAIIKLNIKLRYVKGTDISQLKNVTPEKQEHVVSTGFNSKCTITDITSNSTKTGMVKAFYKGEKRKVKKDSRYKQAKKAEFRAIQKTDNKAQKEDIETVAVNSTTDRRLNSRIVSLVRSDPNLKNNNSSVIKSKSCSNIIQENKILNYIFGGKPAGPFGNQVYCVGYFTVQNDFADSPKSAPSDKTSEKSVSRKGSPVKSGSPSPSTSNRSDQSDQTAPKEKYKFRICDIDCPGKKLRNLPGALSECSLDLPKEASHLITLTKCDRVDCDGKKTRQPRTPPDDAVYLDLGDTRDCCDISQKVEEVVGGMRAKMKFGDEPCYCECECKFGFMKKTTFCKICGGYEIFGEEYPKIPRSELPFPCPIFHNLVDKNKIGTSGSDTKREKKEFAEAKKEKKEVTDPIKDRKDKTEIKKDRKDKSEAKSKDKKEGMEGNEPKKDKRKIPKPKTTVLERKSSDSDREPVKKSKKSKKDSRFKFNYGYQAPKIGHSRCMLPCDGTITTMNAVPKRMGWLWNAENVLGMKYRPQWRPGATNRHVVRLLKMAKNPGQVLAKKRKKDTGKVKRPLKRPLLIVHKKEGEYTVTMETMKSYAKPRTFNQHPYEDKPVVTYTIGRTSEANLQKRKRKLHRQKILETHQREFIQSAFRDMCQEICLKTYQQALGILPHAEIPDCPCYPINPGADRVDLDRSCSCSDDHIKIGSDTDSDEWIVEFTPPSAKFDPTYKCKKVVTTDNSTQYTYLDYRVKLLDRYGNPVPRFFKGPDGKQLCSDLGGFWGPDKKWLEINTDGYIGPDERWAPNSFMGPNGEMVDAETGKFQSADGAWLVVGVDGYVEMGKWKFYPKSRAPAAPKKERAGKKKTAVKQREESKGAKPSEATWSCFGSVSPKQLSKMGIVGHGQDKKLLLKKLRDMLAHGEDVKIPEPKVVPRSGKKPKGRRGASHMHNFIERRKCKHATPSNKGIVAVDGHGNKIYFRLKDAKNRRPKDRITTLTSQGISLSSFHVPCFHSFVSSELMKKQRYDRLVALAKAASTGQGDEHNHSTYSSRGHNTASTQNKYTYVV